Below is a window of Hypomesus transpacificus isolate Combined female unplaced genomic scaffold, fHypTra1 scaffold_369, whole genome shotgun sequence DNA.
TGGGGACATAAAAGGGTGTTAAAAGAAGAGAGGGCAGAGGTTAGACGATGACTGTAGATATGAAGACAGCAGTTAGACCCAACAACTGATCAGTCAAACCTTAGAATCCAGCTTCTGCTTCTTGGCGACCATGCCAGTCTTGAGGGCCAGCTTGGCACCGCCGCGCCGCTTTCCCACCTGGAGAAGACTGACAGGGTTACACAAGCTGCTCACCAGGGAGTCTACACCACAGACCTGAGTCTCTGTACCACAGACCTGAGTCTACACCCCAGACCTGAGTCTCTGTACCACAGCACTGAGTCTAGCTCCAGGAAGTCTACACCAGACTATCAGGACAGCTTGAGTAACTACCACTTGGTGGGTATGGTTGCCATGGTGGCTGAAGagcacctctctctccagaagaGACCAGTCAGGTGCCGTGGGAGCTTGACTACTGTGCACTCTGAACACTATCAGCAGACAAGACATATTCAATCTCATGCCTGAACTGTGTGCAAAGCGGAGTAAAGACAGATTACAGCGCATAGGCTGTCTGGCTACACACGCGGAGCAGGCTACAGCTATCTGGTCTCGGGCAGCGGCCCCTTACAAAGCTGGTCAGGGGAGGCGGCTTCTTTTCCGGGGTCGACTGGCCCTCCTCGGCGCTGCTTTTGTCGCTGCATCCCGGCTCGAGTTGTTTTttcctccgctcctcctccatcttcttcttgaACATCTCCATGAAGCTGCCGTCGTTGGCAAACGCGTTCGCTGTGGCTGTCTTGCCGCCTCCCGGTGACGCCGGGCTGTTGCTGCTGGAGTCGCTGCTGCTGTGAGCATTCTTGCTGTATCCACGCTTCGGCTCCATGGCAGCTTTGTCCAGACGCTTGTCGAACAGATAAGCGAGGCAAAAGTTGCTCTCTACTAGTTCAATAACGTCCGTGTTAAAGAGAGTAGTGCTAGCTTTCTGGACAACCGCAAATACGTATTTTTGTTAAATCGGTAGCTAGCTATAAGTCACGAAATTAGTGCGAGGATAACCGATTGAGGAACAGTTCTTTAAAATCCA
It encodes the following:
- the trir gene encoding telomerase RNA component interacting RNase — translated: MEPKRGYSKNAHSSSDSSSNSPASPGGGKTATANAFANDGSFMEMFKKKMEEERRKKQLEPGCSDKSSAEEGQSTPEKKPPPLTSFVGKRRGGAKLALKTGMVAKKQKLDSKESGKSDAWSMYMAEVKKYKAHQCGDDDKTRPLVK